The Fluviicola sp. genome contains a region encoding:
- a CDS encoding DUF3892 domain-containing protein: MATTKLEVKCIKRAGNVNAHEHITHIGGIHLNQKWEVSVPNAIARIEAGTHQFFVTQGFNTAEIGVVNMSNGTKYLRTIKDGTLTDNLLSLPECSI; this comes from the coding sequence ATGGCAACAACAAAACTTGAAGTAAAATGCATTAAGAGAGCTGGAAACGTAAATGCACATGAACATATAACTCATATAGGAGGAATCCATCTAAATCAAAAATGGGAGGTTTCCGTACCAAATGCAATTGCCAGAATAGAAGCTGGAACTCACCAGTTCTTTGTAACTCAAGGATTCAACACTGCTGAAATAGGGGTTGTAAATATGTCAAATGGAACCAAGTATCTAAGAACAATAAAAGATGGAACACTTACAGATAATCTCTTGAGTTTACCCGAATGTTCAATTTGA
- a CDS encoding helix-turn-helix transcriptional regulator, protein MTKDKEEKIRMNRIKVVLAELNISQKALAEMVNKTPNTITRICNNESQPTVKFLRDIAIALEVNVQELLVPTPAKTRD, encoded by the coding sequence ATGACTAAAGACAAAGAAGAGAAGATTCGAATGAACAGGATAAAAGTTGTTTTGGCTGAATTGAATATTTCTCAAAAGGCTTTAGCTGAAATGGTAAATAAGACTCCCAATACCATTACGCGAATTTGTAACAATGAAAGTCAACCGACAGTCAAATTTCTTAGAGATATTGCAATAGCACTTGAAGTAAATGTTCAGGAATTATTGGTGCCAACACCTGCAAAAACTAGAGATTAG
- a CDS encoding NADAR family protein encodes MKVSQRTYIASEVITFSNTKGKFGGLSNMAPDYTLFVNEIIIPNVEALYQACRFPLFPELQKKIISQSSPMDAKRISREYTQYTRQDWENVKFEIMRWCVMVKLVQNWESFGSLLLSTSNKPIVEYSTKDQFWGAAPSDDKTLKGVNALGRLLMDIREKYVVDGSKINSISPPNIPGFLLFDHIITTVYDPSYVSMDFENRYAMELA; translated from the coding sequence ATGAAGGTATCACAAAGAACATATATTGCATCCGAAGTCATTACATTTAGTAATACAAAAGGAAAATTTGGTGGGTTGTCAAACATGGCACCTGATTATACTCTTTTTGTAAATGAAATTATTATTCCCAATGTGGAGGCATTGTATCAGGCTTGCAGATTTCCTTTGTTTCCTGAATTACAAAAGAAGATAATCAGCCAATCAAGCCCGATGGATGCGAAGCGGATCAGTAGGGAATACACACAGTACACACGACAAGATTGGGAAAACGTGAAGTTTGAAATTATGCGTTGGTGTGTGATGGTAAAGCTGGTGCAAAACTGGGAATCGTTCGGCTCTCTTTTACTCAGCACAAGCAACAAGCCGATTGTTGAATATTCCACTAAAGATCAATTTTGGGGAGCAGCACCATCGGATGATAAAACCCTGAAAGGTGTAAACGCACTCGGAAGGTTATTAATGGACATTAGGGAAAAGTATGTGGTAGATGGTTCAAAAATAAATTCAATATCACCTCCAAATATTCCTGGTTTTTTACTATTTGATCATATTATTACAACTGTTTATGATCCGTCCTATGTATCCATGGATTTTGAAAACAGATATGCTATGGAATTAGCATAA
- a CDS encoding ATP-dependent endonuclease codes for MKIFKIEVDNFRLLKAFSMDLEQGLSLIIGKNNTGKTSILSVMEKFLGSSDKNKFSFDDFSIEFKKHLKKIITGAKPISENNYAPSGIKLKVYIEYNEHDDLSNISRVMMDLDPANNIVVLGFEYTLHFNDYVKIRKDYSEFSKEEVKKRAKQKAYTPKKLYDFLQRHQLSYFKLQKKSFEYNRRSKRINESNYIDLIDGKIKIDDIINFKFISAKRDVTNKDIDKTLSRQTSRIYKRTEVNEEQRKEVDIFQDTLTVTDDSLTTIYSTLFNDVVEKVRSFGGIKLNESEIKIVSTLQHRELLEGNTTVVYSHDEDHKLPEHYNGLGYMNLISMIFEIEILLQDFKRKQGEKLADINLLFIEEPEAHTHPQMQYVFIKNIKKLLGEGINRIDKEHRDLQYIISTHSACIVADSDFDDIKYLKKEDNNNVLAKNLKDLKDGYAKDPKQYQFLKQYLTISRAEIFFADKAILIEGDTERILIPTMMKQIDLEEEKRFSDLGEKDPLLPLLSQNISIIEVGAYSQIFERFIDFIGIKSIIVTDLDAIDNSGEKCEVSAGVGYSNGAISFFFNDANLNDLKGYNLSQKLFSKVKDKWKKDAKGKLCVVYQVAEQGYNARSFEDAFIHINHDFVKNKKDDFRGLKNREYFDDPTKKSYFLADNCIKKKTHFALDIVYHSNSKLSNWKTPQYIKEGLLWLKQD; via the coding sequence ATGAAAATATTCAAAATAGAGGTAGACAATTTCAGACTTCTTAAAGCCTTTTCAATGGATTTGGAACAAGGACTTTCCTTAATCATTGGCAAAAACAATACAGGGAAAACGTCTATACTTTCCGTAATGGAAAAGTTCTTAGGATCATCAGATAAAAACAAATTTTCGTTTGACGATTTTAGCATAGAGTTTAAAAAACATCTGAAAAAGATAATTACTGGTGCTAAACCAATTTCAGAGAACAATTATGCACCAAGTGGAATTAAATTGAAGGTGTACATTGAATATAATGAGCATGATGATCTTTCCAATATTAGTCGTGTAATGATGGATCTGGATCCAGCTAATAATATCGTTGTGCTAGGATTTGAATATACTCTGCATTTCAATGATTATGTCAAGATTCGAAAAGACTATTCCGAATTTAGTAAGGAAGAAGTGAAAAAAAGGGCTAAGCAAAAGGCATATACACCAAAAAAATTATATGATTTTTTACAAAGACATCAGTTAAGCTATTTCAAACTTCAAAAGAAGTCTTTTGAATACAATCGTCGTTCAAAACGAATTAATGAATCGAATTATATTGATTTGATTGACGGGAAAATAAAGATTGACGATATTATTAATTTCAAATTTATTAGTGCCAAGAGAGATGTCACAAATAAGGACATTGACAAAACATTGTCCAGACAAACTTCAAGAATTTACAAACGCACTGAAGTAAATGAAGAGCAAAGAAAAGAAGTAGATATATTTCAGGACACATTGACGGTAACAGATGATAGTCTTACAACGATCTATTCGACGTTATTCAACGATGTGGTGGAAAAGGTCAGATCATTTGGAGGGATAAAACTCAACGAGTCAGAAATTAAAATTGTTTCTACTTTGCAACACAGAGAATTACTGGAAGGAAATACTACTGTAGTTTACAGTCATGATGAAGATCATAAACTTCCTGAACATTATAACGGTTTAGGCTATATGAATCTGATCAGTATGATTTTCGAAATCGAAATACTGCTTCAGGATTTCAAAAGAAAACAAGGAGAAAAGTTGGCAGATATTAATCTGTTGTTTATTGAGGAACCTGAAGCTCATACCCATCCTCAGATGCAATATGTTTTTATCAAAAATATTAAAAAACTTCTTGGAGAAGGGATCAATCGAATTGATAAGGAGCACCGTGATCTGCAATATATTATAAGTACCCATTCAGCATGTATAGTTGCTGATAGCGATTTTGATGATATTAAATACCTGAAGAAGGAAGATAACAATAATGTGTTAGCCAAAAACTTAAAGGATTTAAAAGATGGTTATGCTAAAGACCCGAAGCAATATCAGTTTCTGAAGCAATATCTCACAATAAGCAGAGCTGAGATTTTCTTTGCAGATAAAGCAATATTGATTGAAGGAGATACAGAAAGAATTCTTATTCCTACAATGATGAAGCAGATTGATCTTGAGGAGGAAAAACGTTTTTCTGATCTTGGAGAAAAAGATCCGTTGCTACCACTTCTTTCACAGAATATTTCCATCATTGAAGTAGGAGCCTATTCACAGATTTTTGAAAGATTCATTGATTTTATAGGAATTAAGTCAATAATCGTCACCGACTTGGATGCAATAGACAACAGTGGTGAAAAATGCGAAGTGTCTGCAGGTGTGGGATACTCTAATGGAGCCATCAGCTTCTTCTTCAATGATGCAAACTTGAATGATTTGAAAGGTTATAATTTATCGCAAAAATTGTTTAGTAAGGTTAAGGATAAATGGAAAAAAGATGCGAAAGGAAAATTGTGTGTCGTTTATCAGGTTGCAGAGCAAGGGTACAATGCAAGAAGTTTTGAAGATGCATTTATACATATCAATCATGATTTTGTAAAGAATAAAAAAGATGATTTTCGAGGACTAAAGAACCGAGAATATTTTGATGATCCAACTAAAAAATCATATTTCTTAGCTGATAATTGTATTAAAAAGAAAACACACTTCGCATTAGATATAGTTTATCACAGTAACAGTAAATTAAGTAATTGGAAAACTCCGCAATACATTAAAGAAGGTTTATTATGGCTGAAGCAAGATTAG
- a CDS encoding UvrD-helicase domain-containing protein, producing the protein MAEARLGLEPEVKQILECIDKKSNFLLSGGAGSGKTYSLVQVIRQVIEENPTSMVACMTYTNAAVKEIEERVNHKHLNVTTIHDFLWDNIKHFQKELRAALVNLANDENISKISIQGISPVPDDYFDGLEKGIQYKEYLRVAEGIISHDELLIVAEYLFKKYVRLNDIVKDRYKYIFIDEYQDTSKSVVEIFLTHLKGSKKQNVIGFFGDAMQSIYDEGIGNLDEYKNGGAADEVFEIKKVQNRRSPQKVITLANRLRTDGIVQEPSSDKNAPNMFNGAVKQGEIIFLHSTNQDLTEVRKFLSTEYGWDFENAKTTKELNLTHNLIADKVGFRTLMDIYDKDPIMALKKDIWEKIKANRNPEIVVNEDDTFDIVVDKYKPKNRSRQLKKDLILEDPDQAHLYNQLKDKLFSEVRKMYLDKDALIDDKKQDEDDENRKGSKRDNLIKHLFNIQTNISLYSNGNYNEFLRVTDYRFKIKSVADKKALKKNIESLIVVGEKTIEEVITEANEKGICLIDDRLEKFKEHNEYLYGRVKAVKFREFQKLYEYLEGRTPFSTQHKTKGAEFDNVLVILDNGNWNDYNFEYLFTNRTDKESVLNRTKKLFYVCCTRSKEKLAVFYFDPKPEVISTAESWFGKNNVKKI; encoded by the coding sequence ATGGCTGAAGCAAGATTAGGACTGGAACCAGAAGTTAAGCAAATACTTGAATGTATTGATAAGAAAAGTAACTTTCTTTTGAGTGGAGGAGCCGGAAGCGGTAAAACATATTCATTGGTCCAGGTTATCCGGCAAGTGATTGAAGAGAATCCTACTTCGATGGTAGCTTGTATGACCTACACAAATGCCGCAGTTAAAGAAATTGAGGAGCGTGTAAATCATAAACATTTGAATGTAACTACAATTCACGATTTTTTATGGGACAATATCAAGCACTTTCAAAAAGAACTTAGAGCAGCACTTGTCAATTTAGCAAATGATGAAAACATCTCTAAAATTTCAATTCAAGGAATTTCTCCGGTACCGGATGATTATTTTGACGGGTTGGAAAAAGGAATTCAGTATAAAGAATATTTAAGAGTCGCAGAGGGCATAATTTCTCACGATGAATTATTAATTGTTGCTGAATACCTCTTTAAAAAATATGTCAGATTGAATGACATCGTAAAAGACAGATACAAATACATTTTTATTGATGAATATCAAGATACCAGTAAATCTGTAGTGGAAATATTTTTGACTCATTTAAAGGGGAGCAAAAAACAAAATGTTATTGGCTTTTTTGGTGATGCTATGCAATCTATATATGATGAAGGAATTGGAAATTTAGATGAATACAAAAATGGTGGGGCAGCGGATGAAGTATTTGAGATTAAGAAGGTTCAAAATCGGAGAAGTCCTCAAAAAGTGATCACACTTGCAAACAGGCTTCGCACAGATGGAATTGTCCAGGAACCTTCCTCTGACAAAAATGCGCCAAATATGTTCAACGGAGCTGTTAAACAAGGAGAAATTATATTCTTACATTCCACTAATCAGGATCTTACTGAAGTAAGAAAATTCTTGTCCACTGAATATGGATGGGATTTTGAAAATGCAAAAACGACTAAAGAACTTAATTTAACTCATAATTTAATTGCAGATAAAGTGGGTTTTAGAACCTTGATGGATATATATGATAAAGATCCGATCATGGCCCTAAAGAAAGATATATGGGAAAAAATCAAGGCAAACCGAAATCCTGAGATAGTAGTTAATGAAGATGATACTTTTGACATAGTTGTTGACAAGTACAAACCAAAAAACAGGAGTCGGCAACTAAAGAAAGATTTGATATTAGAAGATCCTGATCAGGCGCACCTTTATAATCAGTTAAAGGACAAATTGTTTTCGGAAGTGAGGAAAATGTATTTGGATAAAGATGCATTGATTGATGACAAAAAGCAGGATGAAGATGATGAAAATAGAAAAGGTTCGAAGAGGGATAATTTGATAAAACACTTATTCAATATCCAAACCAATATTTCACTTTATTCAAATGGCAATTACAATGAATTTCTTCGAGTTACTGATTACAGGTTCAAAATAAAAAGTGTTGCTGATAAAAAAGCGTTGAAGAAAAATATTGAAAGTTTAATAGTAGTAGGTGAGAAAACAATAGAAGAGGTTATAACCGAAGCAAATGAAAAAGGAATTTGCTTAATTGATGACAGACTGGAGAAATTCAAGGAACATAATGAATATTTATACGGACGTGTAAAAGCGGTTAAATTCCGTGAATTTCAAAAACTCTATGAATACCTGGAAGGTCGTACACCATTTTCTACACAACATAAAACTAAAGGAGCGGAGTTTGATAACGTGCTTGTCATCTTGGATAATGGTAACTGGAATGATTACAATTTTGAATATTTGTTTACAAATCGCACCGATAAAGAGAGTGTTTTAAATAGAACTAAAAAATTGTTTTATGTCTGCTGCACCCGATCAAAAGAGAAGTTAGCTGTTTTCTATTTTGATCCAAAACCCGAAGTAATATCAACAGCAGAAAGTTGGTTTGGCAAAAACAATGTAAAAAAAATATAA
- the rmuC gene encoding DNA recombination protein RmuC: protein MEVLFIIVGLIIGAVIAWLFVNQKSAAVIATLQSELQNSNTKISETNTELENLKQELENEKKLKGDVERKALEFELREASVKQELSSANERLNKVVEELDQKTSDFNNVNTQLATANANNKSLIEKHDSQKQEIEKLNEKFTTEFENIANRILEEKTDKFTKTNKSNIEMLLKPLGDNLDKFKAKVEEVYDKESKERFSLGEKVKELAELNQVISDEAKNLTRALKGESKTRGLWGEMILESILEKSGLVKDREYFIEHQLTDDEGNAILSESEGKKMRPDVVIKYPDKRSVIIDSKVSLLAFTRYMDAVDPEEQQRELAAHVGSMKMHINALSSKGYDDYDKALDFVMMFIPSESAYIAAMQGDPNLWNFAYDKRILLLNPTNLITSLKLIVDLWKREYQNQNAIEIAERGAKLYDKFVGFISNMEDIGSHIGKAQNKYEEAFKQLSTGNDNLVVQATKLKNLGLKPKKQLPKEIENQALQNTVEGE, encoded by the coding sequence ATGGAAGTGTTATTTATCATAGTAGGATTAATCATTGGAGCAGTAATAGCTTGGCTTTTTGTAAATCAAAAAAGTGCAGCCGTTATTGCAACATTACAAAGTGAATTGCAAAACTCAAATACCAAAATATCTGAGACAAACACAGAATTGGAAAATTTGAAACAAGAGTTGGAAAATGAAAAAAAATTAAAAGGAGATGTAGAACGAAAGGCTTTAGAATTTGAATTGAGGGAAGCATCTGTTAAGCAGGAACTATCCAGTGCAAATGAAAGACTAAATAAAGTTGTTGAGGAACTGGATCAGAAAACTTCTGACTTCAACAATGTCAATACACAACTCGCAACAGCTAACGCGAATAACAAGTCACTTATTGAAAAACATGACTCTCAAAAACAGGAAATCGAAAAGCTCAATGAAAAATTTACTACAGAATTCGAGAATATTGCAAATCGGATATTGGAAGAAAAAACTGATAAATTCACTAAAACAAATAAAAGCAATATAGAAATGCTTTTAAAGCCGTTGGGAGATAATTTAGACAAATTCAAAGCGAAAGTAGAAGAAGTTTATGATAAAGAGTCAAAAGAGCGTTTCTCACTTGGTGAAAAAGTGAAAGAACTTGCCGAATTGAACCAGGTGATTAGTGATGAAGCTAAAAATTTGACCCGTGCATTAAAAGGAGAATCAAAGACTCGAGGGCTTTGGGGAGAAATGATCTTGGAAAGCATCTTGGAAAAATCGGGTCTTGTCAAAGACAGAGAATATTTCATAGAACATCAGTTAACTGATGATGAAGGTAACGCAATTCTTTCAGAATCAGAGGGTAAAAAGATGCGTCCCGATGTTGTAATAAAATACCCGGATAAAAGAAGCGTAATTATTGATTCAAAAGTTTCACTTTTAGCGTTTACTAGATATATGGATGCGGTTGATCCAGAAGAGCAACAAAGGGAATTAGCAGCACACGTTGGATCTATGAAAATGCATATAAATGCGCTTAGTTCAAAGGGTTACGATGATTACGACAAAGCATTGGATTTTGTGATGATGTTTATACCTAGCGAATCAGCATACATTGCAGCAATGCAAGGAGATCCCAATCTCTGGAACTTCGCTTATGACAAACGAATTTTATTACTCAATCCAACGAACCTTATTACCTCATTAAAGCTGATAGTTGATCTTTGGAAGAGAGAATATCAAAATCAAAATGCGATCGAAATCGCAGAAAGGGGTGCTAAACTGTATGATAAATTTGTTGGATTTATTTCAAATATGGAGGATATAGGCTCTCACATTGGTAAGGCTCAAAATAAATATGAAGAAGCATTTAAACAGTTGTCTACAGGCAATGATAATTTGGTCGTTCAAGCTACAAAGCTTAAGAATCTTGGGTTGAAACCTAAAAAGCAGCTACCAAAGGAAATCGAAAATCAAGCTTTACAAAATACTGTTGAAGGTGAATAA
- a CDS encoding AAA family ATPase, giving the protein MNRVWRIGTNWGGQDVLPLFKKYKIAFAGKEIANTFKNIKPGDLICITKGQEIVAIGKAGSLKKLDQIDPFFIKKYNSVTAVMLTDLFLKDDYTNIDFGEYGGRGRQFTQSHGDYVQLINSNYLKILSMQTSEEIIKILRQKNQIILQGPPGTGKTRMAESIAKQLTSPNNISEEDILRIVSLGLTIKSTNGKVKYEVVAMSNNHLDYQRDSTGNNGRLNFSDIIKAYSSRKWESSEISGGSGPYSAAFAKYIYENYESDKVKIIQFHPAYSYEDLVRGITVKSEGDRISYETQNRILAEFATEAYANQVNSSKNLKDYSIEKYIEGKINEYVEYLSELLDDEDSEEPQLTKAIRITEIEDNAFKFHGTSWYDRLKFDQIRRMFLLGLRTSSDIRDTPGFVKTVYRRIPYYVSILDKIRTKFPEIDQIPGELTKKEELNNYVLIIDEINRANLPSVLGELIYALEYRNKKVNSMYAIDGENTLILPKNLFIIGTMNTSDRSVGHIDYAIRRRFAFVEILPEILQIENFQKSAFEKVSDLFISNYNEYEKNKNTELKPSALLNEEFRPEDVWLGHSYFIASDEEFKIRRKYEIVPILKEYIKDGILKDLDKTWEVIKELSK; this is encoded by the coding sequence ATGAATAGGGTTTGGCGTATCGGAACTAATTGGGGAGGACAAGATGTATTGCCTCTTTTTAAAAAATATAAAATTGCTTTTGCAGGAAAAGAAATTGCTAACACATTTAAAAATATCAAACCTGGAGATTTGATCTGTATCACAAAAGGTCAGGAAATCGTTGCAATTGGAAAAGCTGGGAGTTTAAAGAAGTTGGATCAGATCGATCCTTTTTTCATCAAGAAGTATAATTCTGTAACAGCTGTGATGCTAACGGACTTATTTCTGAAAGACGATTATACCAATATTGATTTTGGAGAATATGGTGGGCGCGGTAGACAATTCACTCAATCCCATGGGGATTATGTACAATTAATCAATTCAAACTATTTAAAAATATTAAGCATGCAAACCTCGGAAGAAATCATTAAAATTTTAAGACAAAAAAATCAAATAATTCTTCAAGGACCTCCAGGAACAGGTAAGACTAGAATGGCTGAAAGCATTGCAAAACAGCTTACCTCTCCTAATAACATTTCTGAAGAAGATATTTTGAGAATTGTTTCTTTAGGATTAACGATTAAATCTACAAATGGTAAGGTGAAGTACGAAGTGGTTGCGATGAGCAATAATCATCTTGACTATCAGAGAGATTCCACTGGGAATAATGGGAGATTAAATTTTTCCGACATAATTAAAGCATATTCCTCCAGAAAATGGGAAAGCTCGGAGATTAGTGGTGGTAGTGGACCTTATAGTGCTGCTTTTGCTAAGTATATCTATGAAAATTACGAATCAGATAAAGTAAAGATTATACAATTTCACCCAGCTTATTCATATGAAGATTTGGTCCGTGGAATTACGGTTAAGAGTGAAGGAGATAGAATTTCTTATGAAACACAAAACAGAATATTAGCCGAATTTGCGACTGAAGCGTACGCGAACCAAGTCAATTCTTCAAAAAATTTGAAAGATTACTCTATTGAAAAATATATTGAAGGAAAGATCAATGAGTATGTTGAGTATTTAAGTGAATTATTGGATGATGAAGATAGCGAAGAGCCTCAATTAACAAAAGCAATACGAATTACTGAAATTGAGGACAATGCATTCAAATTTCATGGAACTAGTTGGTATGACAGATTAAAGTTTGATCAAATAAGGAGAATGTTTCTTCTCGGTTTAAGAACTAGTTCTGATATTAGGGATACTCCGGGTTTTGTAAAAACAGTTTATAGAAGAATACCCTATTATGTGAGCATTTTAGACAAAATAAGAACTAAATTCCCAGAAATCGATCAGATTCCAGGAGAATTAACTAAAAAAGAAGAATTAAATAATTATGTATTGATAATTGATGAGATCAATAGAGCCAATTTGCCATCTGTTCTTGGCGAATTGATTTATGCCCTTGAATACAGAAATAAGAAAGTCAATAGTATGTATGCTATCGATGGTGAAAACACATTAATTCTTCCTAAAAACCTTTTCATTATTGGAACAATGAATACTTCGGACCGAAGCGTTGGTCATATTGATTATGCTATCCGCAGACGTTTTGCTTTTGTAGAAATACTACCGGAGATCCTGCAGATAGAAAACTTCCAAAAATCTGCTTTTGAAAAAGTTTCAGATTTGTTTATTTCCAACTACAATGAATACGAGAAGAATAAAAATACGGAGTTAAAACCATCTGCTTTACTGAATGAAGAGTTTAGACCGGAGGATGTCTGGTTAGGTCACAGTTATTTTATTGCTAGTGATGAAGAATTCAAGATCAGAAGAAAGTATGAAATAGTTCCGATTTTAAAAGAATACATCAAAGATGGAATTCTCAAAGACCTCGATAAAACCTGGGAAGTAATTAAAGAACTTTCAAAATGA
- a CDS encoding restriction endonuclease gives MITLPEQYGYKDVNELIDLSDFLDVPPFGNRAFSKRKGEGLCYKFWKDKDQNGYVFQTSYYVGVDWLIEGKKAIYVEPKQNDGEIQINYLKMLLDAFNENSDLKHLEELFEVDFDKPTIEIEQQQDLLTPLLVIQYFQLLKRIVRKGLRKSYYKVDRNLNSRVKGKVLINQTITKNLIKSKNTSTVCHFEEFGINSLENKILKKAFNFCRAILSNSNFDGDKLVSDYANFIQPALEQVDEEVNILDLRHIKPNPLYPEYEQSLKLAKIILKKYGYSISRISNQKILTPPFWIDMSKLFELYVYSKLKLQFPLPGEVIYHPSVNRLEPDFLIRSKDGHFVMVVDAKYKPQYVDNTITVDDARQISGYARLKMVYELLQESDMSKVIECLIIFSDQNSLDELDKRDFRSFPEKSYVSLYKIGVRLPSLI, from the coding sequence ATGATCACTCTTCCCGAACAATACGGATATAAGGATGTAAATGAATTAATAGATTTATCTGATTTCCTTGATGTCCCACCATTTGGCAACCGCGCTTTCTCAAAACGGAAGGGTGAAGGCCTTTGCTACAAATTTTGGAAAGATAAGGATCAAAATGGATATGTCTTTCAGACATCATATTACGTGGGTGTAGATTGGCTGATAGAAGGCAAAAAAGCAATTTACGTCGAACCAAAACAAAATGATGGAGAGATCCAGATTAATTATCTGAAAATGCTTCTTGATGCATTCAACGAAAATTCAGACTTAAAACATTTGGAAGAATTATTCGAGGTCGATTTTGATAAGCCTACAATAGAAATAGAGCAGCAACAAGATTTATTGACTCCTTTATTGGTAATACAATATTTCCAACTTTTAAAAAGAATTGTTCGCAAAGGGCTTCGTAAATCGTATTACAAGGTGGATCGGAATTTGAATTCACGGGTAAAAGGGAAAGTTTTGATCAATCAGACAATTACAAAGAATCTGATTAAAAGTAAAAACACTAGTACTGTTTGTCACTTTGAGGAATTTGGGATAAACTCCCTGGAGAACAAAATACTAAAAAAAGCCTTCAATTTTTGTCGGGCAATTCTTTCAAATTCAAATTTCGATGGAGACAAATTAGTAAGTGATTATGCAAATTTTATTCAGCCAGCCTTGGAGCAAGTCGATGAAGAAGTAAACATTTTAGATCTGCGTCATATAAAACCGAATCCACTCTATCCGGAATACGAACAATCCTTAAAGCTGGCAAAAATTATCCTCAAAAAATATGGCTATTCAATTTCAAGAATCAGTAATCAAAAAATACTCACACCTCCTTTCTGGATTGATATGAGTAAGTTGTTTGAGTTGTATGTTTATTCGAAATTGAAACTACAGTTTCCATTGCCTGGAGAAGTCATATATCATCCTTCCGTCAATCGATTGGAACCTGACTTTCTCATTAGATCAAAAGATGGTCATTTTGTAATGGTGGTCGATGCCAAATATAAACCACAATACGTAGACAATACTATTACTGTTGACGATGCTAGGCAAATATCAGGTTATGCAAGGCTGAAAATGGTTTATGAGCTTCTGCAAGAAAGTGATATGTCTAAAGTAATTGAATGCCTAATTATTTTCTCAGATCAAAATTCATTGGATGAGTTGGATAAAAGAGATTTCAGATCCTTTCCTGAAAAAAGTTATGTTAGTTTGTACAAAATTGGAGTTAGGCTTCCATCTTTGATCTAA